One Candidatus Krumholzibacteriia bacterium genomic window, GTACTGCCGGGCCAGAACCACGATGAGCCCGCACGTCACCGCACCACAGATGTGGTTGAAGATGACGGCCGCGGCGTGGCTGCCGCCGGAGATCTTGTAGATGAGTCCGAGGACGGCCGGGTACAGCGGTCCGCGGAAGTAGACCGCCGGGCCCGGGTCACCGGCCACGAGCGCGCGCGCCCAGCGGTCGATGTACATCGAGTCCATGATCAGGTAGTCGAAGGCGGGATTGCCGCGTGAGTTTATGAAGAAACAGGCGAGGCGAACCAGCAACGCGACCACCGTGACGATGGCAACGTCGCGCCAGCCACCACCTGTGGCGACGGGGGAGATCCGTTCCCTGTTCATGAACGTTTGCTGTAGTCGGCGTCGCGGGGGAAGATCTGCGCGATCCCGTCCGCCATCCAGTCGTGCAGCAGGCCGTTGGTGGCGATGATGTGCCCGCTCTCGAGGTAGGTGTCGCCGAGGAAGAAATCGGTGACGCGGCCACCCGCCTCCTCGATGAGCAGCACGCCCGCGGCGATGTCCCAGGGGCTGAGCGTCATCTCCCAGAACCCGTCAAAACGTCCGGCGGCCACGTAGGCGAGATCCATCGCGGCCGATCCGCCGCGGCGGATACCGCGCGCGTGGTGGAAGAAGTGCGCGAACGACTGCAGGTACGTGTCCAGGAGGTGGCGCGCGCGAAACGGAAAGCCGGTACCGAGCAGGATGCGGTTCTGATCCTGCAGCCGGCTCACGTGCACCGGCTTGTCGTTGAGCCGGCAGCCCTGGCCGCGAATGGCGGTGAACATCTCGTCGAGCAGCGGCGCGTAGGTGACCGCCACCGACGTGCGACCCTCGACGGCCAGCGCCATGGTCACCGCAAAGTGGGGATAGGCGTGGATGTAGTTGGTGGTCCCGTCCAGCGGGTCGATGTACCAGCGGCGCGCGCTCTCCTCGCGACCGTCGTTCACGCCGGGCGCGAGCGTCTCCTCGGCCACGATGAAGTCGTCCGGAAACTCCCGGCGCAGCCCCTCGACGATCACCCGCTGGGCTTCGTGGTCCACCACGGTGACGAAGTCGTTGCGTCCCTTCTCGTCCACATCGCTCTCGGTGAGCTTGGCGTAGAAGGCACGCGCAATCCCCCCCGCTTCGCGGGCGAGGGAACGGGCGACGTCGAGTTCGTGCTGGAGCTGGCTCATGGGGTGTGCGGCCCGGGGCCGAGCGGACATTCTGCCACGGCGGCGGGGTTTTATCGACCCTTTTGCGATCCCACGTCGCGAAAGCGCGCCGCCACCATCTCCAGGAAGACGGCCGCCGCCGGTGAGAGCGCTTCATCCTCGCGGTGCACCATGCCGATCTCGCGCTCGAAGTGGGCGCCGGGAACGGAGACCGTCTTGAGCGTGCCGCGCTCCAGTTCCGCCGCCACCACCGGACGCGGCAGGATGCTGGCACCCAGCCCCGC contains:
- a CDS encoding inositol monophosphatase — encoded protein: MSQLQHELDVARSLAREAGGIARAFYAKLTESDVDEKGRNDFVTVVDHEAQRVIVEGLRREFPDDFIVAEETLAPGVNDGREESARRWYIDPLDGTTNYIHAYPHFAVTMALAVEGRTSVAVTYAPLLDEMFTAIRGQGCRLNDKPVHVSRLQDQNRILLGTGFPFRARHLLDTYLQSFAHFFHHARGIRRGGSAAMDLAYVAAGRFDGFWEMTLSPWDIAAGVLLIEEAGGRVTDFFLGDTYLESGHIIATNGLLHDWMADGIAQIFPRDADYSKRS